A genomic region of Desulfosarcina ovata subsp. ovata contains the following coding sequences:
- the elbB gene encoding isoprenoid biosynthesis glyoxalase ElbB has protein sequence MKKKVGVLLSGCGVFDGSEIHEAVLTLLFLDRLGVEIVCMAPDIPQAHVVNHLTQEEMKETRNVLLESARIARGEIKNLKDVKSANLDALIIPGGFGAAKNLSEFAFKGPGGAVNLDVSRLLDDMLSDRKPIGALCIAPATVGMALKDHSPTLTVGTHEETIQALESMGVKHKTCMADEIVFDEKNRIVTTPAYMIGPGIKDVAQGIEKLVEKIVSMI, from the coding sequence ATGAAGAAAAAAGTGGGGGTTTTACTGTCCGGTTGCGGTGTATTTGATGGGTCTGAAATACACGAAGCGGTTCTAACACTTCTTTTTCTCGATCGACTAGGGGTTGAGATTGTGTGTATGGCTCCGGATATACCGCAAGCGCATGTGGTCAACCATCTGACACAGGAAGAGATGAAGGAGACGCGTAACGTGCTGCTTGAATCCGCCCGCATTGCCCGGGGGGAAATAAAAAATTTAAAGGATGTGAAAAGCGCCAATCTTGACGCATTGATAATACCGGGGGGGTTCGGCGCGGCCAAAAACTTAAGTGAATTCGCTTTTAAAGGGCCCGGGGGAGCTGTAAACCTTGACGTTAGCCGGTTGCTTGATGACATGTTATCCGATAGGAAACCCATTGGCGCTCTTTGTATTGCCCCGGCCACCGTTGGGATGGCCTTGAAGGATCACTCTCCGACGCTGACGGTAGGCACTCATGAGGAGACGATCCAAGCCCTGGAATCGATGGGAGTTAAACATAAAACCTGTATGGCAGACGAAATTGTCTTTGACGAAAAAAACCGTATCGTAACGACCCCAGCCTATATGATCGGCCCCGGGATTAAGGATGTAGCTCAAGGGATTGAAAAGCTCGTTGAAAAAATTGTTTCGATGATATAA